A part of Pungitius pungitius chromosome 15, fPunPun2.1, whole genome shotgun sequence genomic DNA contains:
- the LOC119209477 gene encoding gap junction delta-4 protein-like produces MRTTGARDLLLITMSHNVSFIGKTWWALMLLLRLLLLLLAGSTLFGDEQERFTCNAVQPCCSTVCFDAFSPVSVLRLWLLHLVLLCVPHALFAAYVVHEALPPPRDGGSPAPPPQLHPEREAPRFHRAYFLAVVLRVLLEVAFGAGQLLLFGSSVPQSFRCHEAPCTFGVECFVSRPTEKTMMLHLMLGLASLSVLLSLADLASTVKAAVTWRRRRRRREGSTEEEKSSAHSTTTTAEDSGVPSTRRLGLAVETSRPPGPLGNEVPADFVLHGQLRPPLPPRPDRGPDPGTPTGGTRTDRDTVGTNWVQQSDSRESPDKRAWV; encoded by the exons ATGAGGACGACGGGGGCCAGAGATCTGCTCCTGATCACTATGAGTCACAACGTCTCCTTTATAG GCAAAACGTGGTGGGCGTTGATGCTGctcctccgcctgctcctcctcctgctggccgGCTCCACCCTCTTCGGCGACGAGCAGGAGCGCTTCACCTGCAACGCCGTCCAGCCGTGCTGCTCCACCGTGTGCTTCGACGCCTTCTCCCCCGTGTCCGTCCTCCGCCTCTggctcctccacctggtcctgctGTGCGTCCCCCACGCGCTGTTCGCCGCCTACGTCGTGCACGAAGCGCTGCCGCCTCCCCGCGACGGAGGGTCCCCGGCCCCGCCTCCCCAGCTGCACCCCGAGCGGGAGGCGCCACGCTTCCACCGCGCTTACTTCCTGGCCGTGGTGCTGCGCGTCCTCCTGGAGGTGGCGTTCGGCGCCGggcagctcctcctcttcggTTCGTCCGTTCCGCAGAGCTTCCGCTGCCACGAGGCCCCCTGCACGTTCGGCGTGGAGTGCTTCGTCTCCAGACCCACGGAGAAGACCATGATGCTCCACCTCATGCTGGGGCTGGCCTCGCTGTCCGTCCTGCTGAGTCTGGCGGACCTGGCGAGCACCGTGAAGGCCGCGgtgacctggaggaggaggaggaggaggagggaggggtcgacggaggaggagaagagcagcGCGCATTCCACGACAACCACCGCGGAGGACAGCGGCGTCCCCTCGACCCGGAGACTCGGCCTCGCGGTGGAGACGTCCCGGCCCCCCGGTCCCCTTGGCAACGAAGTGCCCGCTGACTTCGTCCTCCACGGCCAGCTGAGacctcccctgcccccccgccccgacaGAGGACCGGACCCCGGGACGCCAACGGGTGGGACAAGGACGGACCGGGACACAGTGGGGACGAACTGGGTCCAACAGTCTGATAGCAGGGAGTCTCCAGACAAGAGGGCGTGGGTGTAG
- the LOC119209476 gene encoding frizzled-8-like, with product MERSIPGWCALVALVVHGTVCMAAKELQCQEISVPLCKGIGYNYTYMPNQFNHDTQDEAGLEVHQFWPLVEIKCSLDLRFFLCSMYTPICLEDYKKPLPPCRSVCERAKAGCAPLMRQYGFPWPDRMRCDLLPEQGNQDTLCMDYNRSQTTTASPAPAKPTNRPAKPYIPRKKGGYGGGGGGGIPGKHKPAASPCEQGCFCRAPMVPVTGDGHPLHNRVKTGQILNCAVPCRNPYFTQEERAFTAFWIGLWSVLCFVSTFATVATFLIDMERFKYPERPIIFLSACYMFVSVGYIVRLIAGHEEVACNRENGAEHIHYETTGPALCTIVFLLIYFFGMASSIWWVILSLTWFLAAGMKWGNEAIASYAQYFHLAAWLIPSMKSIAVLALSSVDGDSVAGICYVGNQNLDNLRGFVLAPLVIYLFIGTMFLLAGFVSLFRIRSVIKQGGTKTDKLERLMIRIGVFTVLYTVPATVIVACYFYEQHNRQAWEITHNCTCMTEPSGSRPDYAVFMLKYFMCLLVGITSGAWIWSGKTLDSWRTFCTRCCWGSKASAGSMYSDVSTGLTWRSGTASSVSCPKQMPLSRV from the coding sequence ATGGAGAGGAGCATCCCGGGATGGTGCGCGCTGGTGGCCCTGGTCGTGCACGGCACGGTCTGCATGGCGGCCAAGGAGCTCCAGTGCCAGGAGATCTCCGTGCCTCTGTGCAAGGGGATCGGCTACAACTACACCTACATGCCCAACCAGTTCAACCACGACACGCAGGACGAAGCCGGCCTGGAGGTGCACCAGTTTTGGCCGCTGGTCGAGATCAAGTGCTCCCTGGACCTGCGCTTCTTCCTGTGCAGCATGTACACGCCGATCTGCCTGGAGGACTACAAGAAGCCGCTGCCGCCGTGCAGGAGCGTGTGCGAGCGAGCCAAGGCTGGCTGCGCTCCGCTCATGAGGCAGTACGGGTTCCCGTGGCCAGACCGGATGAGGTGCGACCTGCTGCCCGAGCAAGGCAACCAGGACACGCTGTGCATGGACTACAACCGCAGCCAGACCACCACGGCTTCCCCCGCGCCGGCGAAGCCGACCAACCGGCCCGCGAAGCCGTACATCCCCAGGAAGAAGGGCGGctacggcggcggcggcggcggcggcatacCCGGGAAGCACAAACCGGCGGCGTCCCCGTGCGAGCAGGGATGCTTCTGCCGCGCGCCCATGGTGCCGGTGACCGGCGACGGGCACCCGCTGCACAACCGCGTCAAGACGGGTCAGATCCTGAACTGCGCCGTGCCGTGCCGTAACCCGTACTTCACCCAGGAGGAGAGGGCTTTCACCGCCTTCTGGATCGGTCTGTGGTCCGTCCTGTGTTTCGTCTCCACCTTCGCCACCGTGGCGACCTTTTTGATCGACATGGAGCGGTTCAAGTACCCGGAGCGGcccatcatcttcctctccgCGTGCTACATGTTCGTGTCCGTCGGGTACATCGTGAGGCTGATCGCGGGGCACGAGGAGGTGGCGTGCAACCGGGAGAACGGCGCGGAGCACATCCACTACGAGACCACGGGTCCTGCGCTCTGCACCATCGTCTTCCTGCTCATCTACTTCTTCGGCATGGCCAGCTCCATCTGGTGGGTGATCCTGTCCCTCACCTGGTTCCTCGCCGCCGGCATGAAGTGGGGGAACGAGGCGATCGCCAGTTACGCGCAGTACTTCCACCTGGCAGCCTGGCTCATCCCCAGCATGAAGTCCATAGCGGTTCTGGCTTTGAGCTCCGTGGACGGGGACTCCGTGGCCGGGATCTGCTACGTGGGGAACCAGAATCTGGATAACCTGCGGGGTTTCGTGTTGGCCCCGCTGGTCATCTACCTGTTCATCGGGACCATGTTTCTGCTGGCCGGGTTCGTCTCCCTGTTCAGGATCAGGAGCGTCATCAAGCAAGGGGGCACCAAGACTGACAAGCTGGAGAGGCTCATGATCCGGATCGGGGTTTTCACGGTCCTGTACACCGTCCCGGCCACCGTCATAGTGGCCTGCTACTTTTACGAGCAGCATAACAGACAAGCGTGGGAAATCACGCACAACTGCACCTGCATGACGGAGCCGAGCGGGTCGAGGCCGGACTACGCCGTGTTCATGCTCAAGTACTTCATGTGCCTCCTGGTGGGCATCACGTCGGGGGCCTGGATCTGGTCCGGCAAGACCCTCGACTCGTGGAGGACTTTTTGCACGCGCTGCTGCTGGGGGAGCAAAGCCTCCGCGGGCTCCATGTACAGTGACGTCAGCACGGGGCTGACCTGGAGGTCCGGGACGGCCAGCTCGGTGTCCTGCCCCAAACAGATGCCCCTGTCCCGGGTctga